In Caproicibacterium amylolyticum, a genomic segment contains:
- a CDS encoding AgrD family cyclic lactone autoinducer peptide — protein sequence MEKENVSKAAMKEKFADLVIRSTNSSAHCVCWILYQPKRPKALKHKSEK from the coding sequence ATGGAAAAGGAAAACGTAAGCAAAGCAGCAATGAAAGAAAAGTTTGCAGATTTGGTTATTCGTTCTACAAACAGTAGTGCTCATTGCGTTTGTTGGATTTTGTACCAGCCCAAGCGTCCTAAAGCGCTAAAGCATAAGTCAGAAAAGTAG
- a CDS encoding ATP-binding cassette domain-containing protein: MLAVDMHDYTKIIKKREILKNVNLQLEAGGIYGLYGHNGSGKSMLMRAISGLIMPTSGSVSVFGKEVGKEIPFPDEMGLIIENVGFWPHYTGFENLKALASIRGKLTDGEIRDVIARVGLDPMDKRAYRKYSLGMKQRLGIAQAVMEQPKLLLLDEPTNALDEDGVALVRKIIREENDRGATVILASHNQEDLTSLCAKFYKMNDGVLKEEALQA; encoded by the coding sequence ATGTTAGCAGTCGATATGCATGATTATACAAAAATTATAAAGAAACGCGAAATTCTAAAGAATGTCAATCTGCAGTTGGAAGCGGGCGGCATCTATGGACTGTATGGGCACAACGGTTCCGGCAAATCTATGTTGATGCGCGCAATTTCTGGACTGATTATGCCAACCAGCGGGTCGGTTTCAGTATTTGGCAAAGAGGTTGGGAAAGAAATTCCGTTTCCTGATGAGATGGGTTTAATTATTGAAAATGTGGGATTTTGGCCGCATTACACAGGATTTGAAAATTTAAAGGCACTTGCTTCTATTCGCGGTAAACTTACAGATGGGGAAATACGAGATGTGATAGCCCGCGTGGGGCTTGACCCAATGGATAAGCGTGCTTATCGGAAATATTCACTGGGAATGAAACAGCGGCTTGGTATTGCACAGGCGGTCATGGAGCAGCCGAAACTACTGCTGCTGGATGAGCCAACCAACGCGCTGGATGAAGATGGTGTAGCACTGGTACGCAAAATTATCCGAGAAGAAAACGACCGCGGTGCCACAGTTATTTTGGCAAGCCATAATCAGGAGGATTTAACCAGTTTATGTGCCAAATTTTATAAAATGAATGATGGCGTCCTGAAAGAGGAGGCGCTGCAGGCATGA
- a CDS encoding asparagine synthase C-terminal domain-containing protein — translation MFGGYPWYYREEILFEDTFPWSRSVDLRKSILQPDVLKGDSAEYVRAEYLRTLQDTEKLSGESKKEARMREMFRLNTDWFMQTLLTRKDRMSMYSGVEMRVPFCDHRLVEYAYNLPWELKSLHGREKGVLREAFSDILPQRIAWRKKSPYPRTFSPAYFDRVMALLLQAMEEGSPLKDMLDFDRLRDLAEHPDDLKEPWYGQLMRVPQIFAYLLQIHWWMKENHVRIVP, via the coding sequence ATGTTTGGTGGATATCCTTGGTACTATCGGGAAGAAATCCTGTTTGAGGATACATTCCCGTGGTCACGTTCGGTTGATTTACGCAAGAGCATTTTGCAGCCGGATGTGCTCAAAGGGGACAGCGCGGAGTATGTGCGTGCAGAGTACCTGAGAACATTGCAAGATACCGAAAAATTGTCCGGCGAAAGCAAAAAAGAAGCGCGGATGCGCGAAATGTTCCGTCTGAATACTGACTGGTTTATGCAGACGCTGCTGACGCGCAAAGATCGGATGTCTATGTACAGTGGCGTGGAAATGCGTGTGCCCTTCTGTGACCACCGATTGGTGGAGTACGCGTATAATCTGCCGTGGGAGTTAAAGAGTCTGCACGGCAGGGAAAAGGGCGTCCTGCGCGAAGCGTTCAGCGATATTCTGCCTCAGCGTATTGCATGGCGAAAAAAGAGTCCGTATCCGCGCACGTTCAGTCCGGCCTACTTTGATCGTGTGATGGCGCTGCTTTTGCAGGCAATGGAGGAGGGAAGTCCGCTCAAGGATATGCTTGATTTTGACCGCCTGCGTGACCTTGCCGAGCATCCCGATGATTTGAAAGAGCCGTGGTACGGTCAGCTCATGCGTGTGCCGCAGATCTTTGCATATCTTTTGCAGATTCACTGGTGGATGAAAGAAAACCACGTGCGGATTGTACCATAA
- a CDS encoding accessory gene regulator B family protein: MKLKAWYKKLADALEPKTFRTEDEKEIYQYGISLLIGGVTTFTLALLISIPFHRTANTIIFLLSFLILRKMTSGVHSASSTACFISSQMLCLTAVNLLAPLLQRLTGWYLVAFLLFSGIYIFIFAPIRHINLELNAEEIRVLHTRSVIVFAIESGSFLALYFGFHERDKSFDILTAILLTVILMIAAKLFHQEVSKWKRKT; the protein is encoded by the coding sequence ATGAAGCTGAAAGCATGGTATAAAAAACTTGCAGATGCACTTGAGCCGAAAACGTTTCGTACAGAAGATGAAAAAGAAATCTACCAATATGGCATTTCACTTTTAATTGGTGGTGTCACCACATTCACATTAGCGCTGCTGATTAGCATTCCGTTTCACCGTACCGCAAATACAATTATTTTTTTACTTTCTTTTCTTATCCTTCGTAAAATGACAAGTGGCGTGCATTCAGCTTCCTCTACTGCGTGTTTTATCAGTTCTCAAATGTTATGCTTGACTGCGGTAAATCTATTGGCACCTCTGCTGCAAAGACTCACCGGATGGTATCTGGTAGCTTTCCTCCTCTTTTCCGGTATCTACATTTTCATTTTTGCTCCGATTCGGCATATCAATCTGGAGTTGAATGCTGAGGAAATTCGGGTATTGCATACAAGGTCGGTCATTGTATTTGCTATTGAATCCGGCAGTTTTTTAGCGCTTTACTTTGGCTTCCACGAGAGGGACAAATCATTCGATATACTTACTGCAATTCTATTGACGGTTATTCTCATGATAGCCGCAAAATTATTTCATCAGGAGGTTTCAAAATGGAAAAGGAAAACGTAA